The following coding sequences are from one Luteitalea sp. window:
- a CDS encoding DUF488 family protein gives MRRAKSWRAASVYTVGHSTRTLDEVVALLRAFSISVLADIRTIPRSRRNPQFNGDMLRSALRSRRLRYVHLPQLGGLRRACEDSPNTAWRNARFRGFADYMLTQDFEAGLAKLRALTTDDRVALMCAEAVPWRCHRSLIADALTARGAHVEHITSAERSTRHHVTAFAQVDGTRVTYPGDEGGQLATLAPFHLEATVRVLQRRPTNLVDVWHQRRYLRALTPADGLALVEVVNHGTIDDPNVRCNVLRGDCSSATRVSLGQTLRKVLGLDLNPEPLLRLVEADRRLRPIAVALRGMRPPRFAGLFEAFANVVPFQQVSLDAGVTIVRRLVERFGESLEHENHRWHAFPAARVVAEARLDAIRACGLSLRKAETIRQFAPVQRR, from the coding sequence ATGCGTCGAGCGAAAAGCTGGAGAGCCGCTAGCGTCTATACCGTGGGCCATTCGACGCGCACGCTCGACGAGGTGGTCGCGCTACTGCGGGCGTTCAGCATCTCGGTGCTGGCGGACATCCGGACCATTCCTCGCTCGCGTCGCAATCCACAGTTCAACGGCGACATGCTTCGATCGGCTCTTCGTTCGCGGCGACTTCGCTACGTACATCTCCCGCAGCTCGGTGGCCTGCGTCGGGCATGCGAGGACTCACCCAACACCGCGTGGCGCAACGCACGCTTCCGAGGGTTCGCCGACTACATGCTGACTCAGGACTTCGAGGCCGGACTGGCGAAGCTGCGTGCGCTGACGACCGACGACAGGGTCGCCCTGATGTGCGCGGAGGCCGTGCCGTGGCGTTGTCATCGCTCCCTCATAGCCGACGCGTTGACCGCCCGCGGAGCACACGTAGAACACATCACCAGCGCCGAACGCTCGACCCGACACCACGTGACAGCGTTCGCCCAGGTCGATGGCACGCGCGTTACCTATCCGGGTGATGAAGGCGGGCAGCTTGCTACTCTGGCGCCGTTCCACCTCGAGGCCACCGTGCGTGTGCTGCAGCGCCGACCGACGAATCTGGTCGATGTCTGGCACCAGCGCAGATACCTGCGAGCGCTGACGCCGGCCGACGGTCTTGCACTGGTCGAGGTGGTGAATCACGGGACCATTGACGATCCAAACGTCCGGTGCAACGTGCTTCGCGGCGACTGTTCCAGTGCCACCCGTGTTTCGCTCGGACAGACTTTGCGGAAGGTGCTCGGTCTGGATCTGAATCCGGAGCCCTTGCTGCGGCTGGTGGAGGCTGATCGTCGGCTTCGCCCCATCGCGGTCGCGCTGCGTGGCATGCGACCGCCGCGGTTCGCCGGGCTCTTCGAGGCGTTTGCGAACGTGGTGCCGTTCCAGCAGGTAAGCCTGGATGCTGGCGTGACGATCGTTCGCCGGCTGGTCGAGCGCTTTGGCGAGTCCCTTGAACACGAGAACCATCGCTGGCACGCCTTTCCTGCCGCTCGGGTTGTTGCCGAGGCGCGTCTCGACGCCATCAGAGCATGCGGTCTGAGTCTTAGAAAGGCCGAGACGATCCGTCAGTTTGCGCCGGTGCAAAGACGATGA
- a CDS encoding iron permease FTR1, with translation MYQGFVITLREGLEAFLIVAISLAYLRKTGRHHLVSAVHWGITASVLVSVAAAFLFQRAPNQALWEGVLAVAAAILVASFTVHVWRAGRRLKRQIEMRLETSAVREGRTAFVGVFLFTLLMITREGIETVVLMGVLLFQAHSVPVFAGAMGGIVAAAGVAWLWARYGHRVNLARFFQVTAVFLFVFVVQLLIYGFHELTEARVLPYSESLHWATEPYGPHGRYGQLFTYLLVLLPIGWLAVTSWVNRKTGQVAHG, from the coding sequence ATGTACCAAGGATTTGTCATCACCTTGCGTGAAGGACTCGAAGCGTTTCTCATTGTGGCGATTAGCCTCGCCTACCTGCGCAAGACCGGACGCCATCATCTCGTGTCGGCGGTCCATTGGGGGATCACTGCCTCCGTCCTCGTGAGCGTGGCTGCCGCGTTCCTGTTTCAACGGGCACCGAATCAGGCGCTGTGGGAAGGCGTGCTGGCCGTCGCGGCTGCGATCCTGGTCGCGTCCTTCACGGTACACGTGTGGCGCGCAGGGCGGCGGCTCAAGCGCCAGATCGAGATGCGACTGGAAACGTCGGCCGTTCGTGAAGGACGCACGGCATTCGTGGGCGTGTTCCTCTTCACGCTTCTGATGATCACTCGCGAGGGCATCGAGACGGTCGTCTTGATGGGCGTGCTGCTCTTTCAGGCGCACTCCGTGCCGGTGTTCGCGGGCGCGATGGGGGGCATCGTGGCGGCGGCCGGCGTGGCCTGGCTGTGGGCCCGTTACGGACACCGAGTGAACTTGGCGCGCTTCTTCCAAGTCACGGCCGTGTTTCTCTTCGTGTTCGTCGTCCAGCTCCTGATCTACGGCTTTCATGAGTTGACGGAAGCGCGCGTCCTGCCCTACAGCGAATCGTTGCACTGGGCGACCGAACCGTACGGCCCCCACGGTCGCTACGGTCAATTGTTCACCTATCTGCTCGTGCTCCTACCGATCGGCTGGCTGGCGGTGACGTCTTGGGTAAACAGGAAGACCGGCCAGGTCGCGCATGGCTGA